A genomic stretch from Engraulis encrasicolus isolate BLACKSEA-1 chromosome 10, IST_EnEncr_1.0, whole genome shotgun sequence includes:
- the LOC134457423 gene encoding enhancer of split m7 protein-like — MSPNTVSLLPSYDGLSLSDKERIKLRKPLVEKMRRDRINSCIEQLKSLLETEFHSQDPNAKLEKADILEMTVSFLKRQRLHLGPLGVGVGSLGQRDYDSCDGYSSFPPPQPWSKESDVVCGSGSPSEMVVMTTGSSQSQARTRMRSLISEPHSPPRSPRRDIVLSSSSSYSSSSSSSSSPCPSPSSDLSMSPPVITKHNLVSVIHHAAGRRCMWRPWQ; from the exons aTGTCTCCTAATACAGTCTCGCTATTACCCTCATATGATGGACTCAGCCTTTCTGACAAGGAGAGAATCAAA TTAAGGAAACCCTTGGTGGAGAAGATGCGGCGAGATCGCATCAACAGCTGCATCGAGCAGCTCAAGTCCCTGCTGGAGACGGAGTTCCACAGCCAGGACCCTAATGCCAAGCTGGAAAAGGCTGACATCCTGGAGATGACCGTCAGCTTCCTCAAGCGCCAGCGCCTGCATCTGGGACCGCTTGGCGTCGGCGTCGGCTCACTCGGCCAGAGGGACTACGACTCCTGCGATGGctactcctccttccctcctcctcagcCCTGGAGTAAGGAGTCCGATGTGGTGTGTGGCTCTGGATCTCCATCTGAGATGGTCGTCATGACTACTGGCTCCAGTCAGAGTCAAGCGAGGACAAGGATGAGGAGTCTCATCAGTGAACCTCACAGCCCTCCCAGGTCTCCCCGCCGGGAcattgtcctctcctcctcctcgtcctactcctcctcctcctcttcctcctcttcgccCTGTCCATCTCCCTCTTCAGACTTGTCTATGTCTCCTCCTGTCATCACCAAACACAACTTAGTCAGTGTGATCCACCATGCGGCAGGCAGGAGGTGCATGTGGCGACCCTGGCAGTAA